The genomic region CAATGTTGCCCAGCGTGTGTCCGTCGCCCGTTTGGGCTTGTTGCGGTTTGTTGGCTTGCCTGTAACTTACGTTCAGGTACATTTCCGACAGCGAAGTGGTGTAGGCAGCGTGCATGAAGGCGGGGTTGTGCAGTGCGTTGCCCAGTATGTTTGTCCAGCCGTTGCGGTGCTCGGCTGTTGCGGTGGTGTCCCTGTCTTGTGCCATTGCAGGCGAAAGCAGCAGACAGCAGCAGGCGGTTATCAGTAGTCTTCCGTTCATTCCGTATATATAAAGAGGGGTTTTTGCTTACCCAAAGAGTGGGTTTTGTCCACCAAAAGGGTGGGTTTTGCTTACCAAGGGGTGGGTTCTGTGTACATGATGACAGTTCCCGTGCCTACATGAAGATGATTTTCGTACTTATCTGCGTGGGGTGTGCAACAATTTCCACATAGTTTTCCGAAGCTCTGTAATACTTTACGTGTTCTGTTCCGTCTGCCATTCGGTAGCGCAGCGTACCTTCGGCATCGAGCATATACGAACCACGCAGCACGTCGAGGGCGGCAGTGGTGCCCCTGAATGCCGATACGGTGTAGCGGCGACCGTCAGAGAGGTTCTTCAGAACCACCGTTCCTTGCATTTCCACAGGCACGATGGTGTCGGGAACTTGCAGCGTAACGACGGCTTGCGTGTAGTAATCGTCGTATTTCTGTCCGCAGCTTGCTGCAGCGAACGGCAGCATGAGCACGGCTATCAGGTAGGACAAGTATTTCATTATGGTGTTCGTTTTAAATTCTTTGCGGCTGCGCGCAGGGTGCGTTTCCGCCTGACTTTATAGTTTTACGTTCATTTCAAGTCCGAAATAGGGGGTTACGTATCGGCGTACAACGAAGCTGTTGCGTTCGTAGTCGGGGTGTATGTCCCACAGTTTGTTTACGAAGAGTGCCACCATGAGCCTGTTGTTGAAGAGCTTCTTGGTAGCCTTGAGGTTCAAATCCATGCTGAAGGGCACGGTCTGGCGGCGAAACATGCCGTCGGTATAGGTGCGGACAAGGTGCTGCAGGTACGTGTCGTGCGCATCGGCTTCGGTGTATGGGTGTATGTTTCCGTCCCTGTCCATGTACTGCAGCGGCGCATTTTCCTTGCGCATGGACTGTTCGGCAGTGAGCCACACGCACTGTGCCGACAGCGAGAAGCCCAGCTTGAGCTTCGGAATGGTGGTGTCGAAGGTGAAGTTGGTGTTTACCATCTCCCTGATAAAGCCGTCGTCGTCCTTGTATATGCCCACTATTTCGAGCGGTTCGCCCCCTATCGTCTTGGAGGGCTTGTACATTATGGGCTGCGAATTGTGGTATTCGGTGCGGAACCACGCCCCCGTTACGGTGAGGCGGGTGTTGATTATGGGGAAGCGAACGGTGGAGAGCACCCACTCCAATCCCTTTTTGTAGGTGCGGCTGCCGTTGGAAGCGTGCTCGTAAGCCCGCATGACGTTCCTTGCCTTATAGGGCAACGCATTGATGTCGGGGCGACTTGTGAGTGCGTCGGGGTCTATTCCTGATGCGTCGAACTCCTTGTAGGCGTATGGCGCATAGACGTCCATGGTGCGGAAACCCGACTTCATGTCTTCCACGAAACAGGTTACGGTGAGACGGTTTCCGCCCCACTCCACATCCGTCTTGGCTTCCCACTTCAGATTTCGGGCTGCCTTCAGTTCCGTATTGGTGGGATCGACGACGTAGGTCTGCAGGTACATGCGCCTGTATTCGGGCTTTTCGTGATAGTAGTTAAGCTCCACAATGTCCATGTAGGTGGGTTCGGGGTAGAGCAGGTCGATGGTTGGGAACATGCTTTGCCAGCCTATGCCGCCCGAAAGGCTCACCGTCATGGGGTTGTGGCACAGGTTGAACGACGGAAAAGTCCACCCTACATTCAGCCGTGGGTCTACATTCACCTTATTATATATGGCAAAACGTTTACTTATACCCGGCATTGTTTCGGCTCGCACGCCCATTTCTATGTCTAATTTGTGGTTTCCTATGCCCTTGCTAAGGGTTTCTTCCACGTAAGCAGCCAGCATTTGCGACGCCGGAATGTCGGCATATCGGCGCGGACGATACGATGCTCCCGTGTAGACAGGGTGCAGACGGTCGAATATCTGTCCCTCGCCAAGGTTGCGGTCCATCTGGTAATCGACACCCACGAGCAGCGTGTTGGACAGTCCCCTGACGGGTGCGCTGAAGCTGGCGTTGGCTTTCAGGTACAGGCTGACGGGCTTTCCGTCTACCGTATGGGTGGCAGTGTATTTGTAAGGAGCTATCAGCACGGCATCGCTTTCGCCGTTGGTCATGGTCATGGCAGCAGGTGTGTCGCCGTCCAGCTGTACAAGTTTGGTGCGCTCCAGGCGGTTCCGCTCGTACGAGAACGATGCCGACAGCCCGGCACTCTTGAAGAAAAGTCGCTCGTTGTTGCTGCCCATGCTGAACGAAAGGCTTGCGGCATATCGGTTGTACTTGGACTTGTATCTGTCTGTTCCGCCATGGTTGAACTGGGGGTCTGCCTTGTCGTTGTCGAACGAGCCGCCATAGTCCATGTTGAACGAGCCGTTATAGTCCATCGCTTCGGTGTGCCACCGCTTGTTGAGACGTGCCGAAAGCGTGATGCGCTGATAGGTTTCGAGCAGGTTGCGGGGTTCTGCCTTGTTGTCGAGATAGTCGGCACTGAGGTTGAGCGAGAGTTTCTTGGATTGCCATTCAAACGCCTTGGCAAGATAGAACAGCTTGCTGTCCATGTCTGCCTTGAACCTTGCAGAGAGGTCGTTGCCGCCTTTGCGCCGCTTCACCTTGACCAATCCGCTGGTAAGGTCGCCGTACTGTACGGACGGAATGCCGCGCACGATGGTTACTTCCTGTATGTCGTCGGTGGAGATGGTGCGCATATCGACACCTGCATTGGCGAAGTTCCGCTTGCCCGAGGTGCGGTCCACTGCGCCCGAAAGGTACTGCATGTTGCCGTTTACGCTCACGGGTGCACCGTCGATGATGAAGCGCGTGCCCAACGAAGAGGTGTTGTACTGGTCGCTGGCTATGGGTACTTCGCGCAGGTTTATGGTGTTGGGCACGTTGAGATGGGGGTCGTGGGCACGTCCGCCGGGCAGCAGTTCCAGCAAGTCGGAGAAACTTGAGGGTTGCAGATGCTCCATGGCTTGCCGGCTGATGGTGGAAACGCTGGACAAGCCGTGCCCTTCCTGCGCGGTAACCACCACTTCCTGCAGGCTGCTCACGTCTACCGACAGATAGTAGATGCCTTGCTGCTTGGGCGTTACCTGTATGGACTTGTAGCCGATATACGATATTCTGACGGGCTTGCTGAAGCCTTCAGAGAGTACGAAACAGCCGTTCTGGTCGGTTACGGCAACTATCTTCTTCGTGCCAACTGCCATGACCGTCGCACCGATGACGGGCTGGTGCGTGCCGCTTTCCAGCACCTTGCAGCGCATCTGTGCCTGCAGCTGACCGAAAAGCAGGCATGCGAAGAGTGTCAACAAGAGTCTTTTCATCTTATGTTGAATGTCTTTTAATTTTAAAAGACACCGAAGTTTCCATGCGAGGAACACACGGAAACTTCGGGATTTACTGTGTACGAAGATGCTGTTACCTGATTACTACTTTCTTTCCTCCGTGAATGTAGATGCCCTTCTGTGTGGGTTTAGCCACTCGGCGACCGTTCAAGTCGTACCAGACATTGTCGGCTGCGTGGCTGATGGTGGCTGTGTTGATGCCGGTTGCGTCGTCGCCGTCAAACGCTTGCCACGTAAAGAAGTCCATGGTGCCGGTTGCCTGCTTGGGTGTCCAGCCGCGTTCTTTCACCGCCTTGGCTTGTGCTACGGTCAGAGCGTTCTTCTCCTTGTCGTAAAGCTTGTTGTAAACGCAGAACTCGCGTTCGGTTCCTTCGGTCTCTTTCACAAGCGAAGCTATCAGCTTGTCCATCGAATTGCCACTTATCTTGTTGCCCCAGCAGGAAAGAAACTCTATTTTTTCGTTGTTGGCAACGTCCAGATCGGCAAGGCTGTTCTTGCTGCATTCCAAGCGTTCCAGCTTGGTATTCTTCGAAACATCGAGCTTTTCCATTCCGTTTCCGTTCACCCAGAGTTCCTCGAGGGCGGGAAGTTTCGTAACGTCGATGGAGCTGAGGTTCTGGTTTTCGCCCACGTTGAGCGAGGTGAGGTTAGGATTGTTGCTCAGGTCGAGCGCCGTAATCTGTGTTCCCTGCAGCGATATTCCCGTGAGCTTCGGGGTGTTTTCCAGACTGACGGTGGCGAGTTCCTTGCAGTTGCTTGCCCAGAACACCTTCAGTCTCGGTGCATTCGACAGGTCGATGCTCGTGATGGGGTTCTCGTTTACACGGAGTTCGTACAGCTCGGTTGCCTTGCTCACATCTATATAAGTAACGCCCTGCCCCACTATGGAAAGATAGTCTACGTCGCCATGTATGGTAATTTCGGGACCGTCTGCCGTCATGACGACTTTGTTCCCTGCCGCAGTAACGTTGTTGGCACCGTCTACCGAGAAGTTGTCGCCGTAGACGGGACTGTTGTCCAGGGCGTCCCCGTCTTCGTCCCATCCGCCAAAAATAAACATCTCCATCTTTATTTTCTGACCTTTCGACGCATTTGTCTTAATCTTTATAACACCGTTTCCCACTGCTGCCATGGCATTGGTGAACGACAACAGCAGACCACACACGAACAATAACAAGTATTTTTTATTCATAAGAATTACTTTTAGATTTTGTTTTATAACGTTTAATTTTTTGTGGGTGCAAAGTTACTTAGAGATTGAAAAATGTACAATACCCAAAATTAGGTAAAATTACAGATTGCAAAACAGGCTGTCTTGCCGCCCAAAACAGGCTCTTTTGCCTTCCAAAATGCCTTGTTTTGCCGCACCAAAACAGCCCTTCTGCTTTTCACCGACCATCATTTCCTTCCCACCTGCCACGCTCCGCCGCACGCCAAGCCACTACATCTGCCGCACCCTCCGCCGCTTGATGTCCAGACGCATGGGGTGCAGAATGCGCTGCTGGTGGTACAACAGCATGTAGCGTTCCACGATGGGACGCACCCGAATGTTCTTTCGCGCACGTATCTTGTCCAGCACGCCCGACGGATTTGCAGGCGGAACGACATTCAGCACCCTGCAAATGCGGCGCACGATGTTGCAGAAACTCAGCGGAATGCCACGGGCATCGAGCAGCAAGCCCGTCTCCCAGACAAGGTGCGACAGCTCCACGAGGTCGGTCTTCGTGCTCGTCCACCGCAGCCCCTCCACCGTTTCGTGGTTCAACAACTCCGAAAAGTCTGCCACTATCATGGCTTTCATCTTCGCTACATCGTCGCTCTGCCAGCGACAATCGCCCACATGGGTCTTCGAAAGTAACTTCATAATACGTAAAAAGTGGTTTGATGGCAACCGAAAATAAAACGAATTATATCCTCTAAATTGCCTGAAATATAAATTAAGGTTAATAACTCCCGTCGCAACCGCACTGCATGGGTTCTGCCAAACAGGCGGTGTAACTTCGCAAAACTCTCTCTACAACAAGTCGTTAGCCATTCCTACGGCTCGTATTCGGTACAAAAATACAAAGCAAGTGTGCAATAAATGTTCAATCGAAAAAATTGTTTTGTTAAACTTACGTAAATATATTGTTTTGCGAAGTAAACTCTTCTGAATTTCCAGATACATGCCATTAAAATATAAGAAAGTAGTTGCAGGGTTTCAAAAAAAACTGTAAATTTGCCTAAGAAATAGGCTGTTCGCAATAGAAAATACATATTCTGAAGAGCCATCAAGACAATTCTAACAATTTATAAAACTAAAATTATGAAAGTTGTAAACACAAACAAAGCTCCCAAAGCCATCGGCCCATACAGCCAGGCAATCGAAGCAAACGGACTAATCATTACTTCAGGACAGCTGCCCATCGACCCGGCAACCGGAGAATTTGCCCCCGGCGGCATCAAGGAGCAGACCAGACAGTCGCTCACAAATGCGAAAGCTATCCTTGAAGAAGCGGGCATCGGACTCGGAAACGTAATGAAAACCACCGTGTTCCTCTCGGACATGAACGACTTTGCTGCCATGAACGAGGTGTACGCAGAGTTCTTCAGCGAACCCTTCCCGGCACGCTCGGCTATCGCAGTAAAGACTTTGCCGAAGAATGCGCTCGTGGAAGTGGAGTGCATCGCAGCAAAATAAACTCCTGAAACGTTCCGCGCAAGGAACAAACATAGTAAAGATATTATTCCTTTCTTTTGAAGGCAGGCAGCGAAACTCCCACTGTGTTTATTTGATTTTTATAAAAACGAGGAAGCTGTCTGCCTTCGTCTTTTTCCTATTTATAAGAAACGACGTTGCAGAAAAATATCTAAAAGGATTGTCTGCAATGAGTTTTACAATTCAAATCTAACAAAACAACGTTGCAGAAAAATATCGAAAAGGATTGTCTGCAACCTAATTCATAGCGACAAAATATGAAAAAAATCAGCTCAGTCTTCAACATCTGCTTCACCGTCTTCCTATTCCTGTTTGCACTCGAACCCATTCTCGGCTCGTACGCCCCGTACTGGTACGCCATGTACGCGCTTATTGCAGTGGGAATTGTCGTCCTGCTTACCACCATAATCAATGGTTTCAGGAAGAAAATTTTTCCCCTTAAGCAGTTCACAAAGATAGATGCCACATCGTATATTCTACCATTTATATCTGTCTTAGGCATATTCATCAGTCTTGAATACGACACGAGTTTTTTGGATTTCTGGATATTTATGCTGATTTTAGATGTGCTTCCCATTGCCGTAACCATCTTCTGGAAACCTAAAAAACACCACTGATTTTATCCCAGACACCGTATTCCGCCCACCCGAACGCTCTCGGTTACGCCCCCGAATGCTGCCAGCTGCACCTCTGGACGGCACAAACTGCCTTCCCAAACGCCACCTGCGACAAATAGGGAGGGTCGCAATGGCGTTTTGTTAAAATCATCATTACAGCAGAAAGGAATATCCCCCGCACTAAAAACACAACTCCATCGGTCAACTTAGAGTATCATTTTCTTAATCATTATAATAGATTATATAGGGAAAGCCCAACTGCCTGATGCTCAATTATCCCAGCTTCCGACCTGCGACAGATACGGAACTTGCCGGCGACAGATAGGGAAAGGCGCTCCGACAGAATAGTAATGTGTCGCCGACAAATAGGTAACTCGCCGCCATATCGGCACGACAGAAAGGGAGAATGACTGCGACAGAATGGGAATTTTTCACTTTTTTGACGCCGAAAACCTGTCGATGAAGTGCCCAAAACACTACTTTTCATTTCTAAAATCCTCTTCCCTACCCCATCGCCTGACCGTGTTTTCTCTTTGGAATGTGCTTCCATAATTTGTATTTGTATATCTGTAACTAATTGATAAAGTGATTAATACACATTCATAAATATTTATTGCGACACAAAGGGAATAATATTTAAAACCATAAAATAAGCTCTTTAACGACAGATGGGGAAGAATTATCAATCCAGCACGCCTTTCTTATGGCTTCATAGGCTTTTCATTGCACCGCATTTGCCGTTAGAACGTGATTTGAAGTGAAGCCTTGCATTGTCTGGCAGTTTGTTCATTACACCGCATTTGCCGTTGGAAACATGATTAATCAAGCCCTTACGACTCCTGCAGACGGTCTGCAACGTCGCTGCGCACAGCCACTGTAAAAGCGTGATTTACCACGTTCCCCATCTCCTTCCTACTCCTTTCTTTTTGTCTCTCTGACGGTTCTCCCGTCTCCTCCTACTCTTTTCATTTCGTCTCTCTGACCGTTTCCCCGTCTCCTCTTAGCTTTTCTATTGAACTCACTGACTGTTAGGGACATGATAAATCAAGCCCCTGCGCCTCCTGCGAACGTTCTGCAACGTCGCTGCACACCCCTCGACATATTTCAGCTCGCCCGACAATCCAAATCGTTTGAATTTCTTTCGCATTCTGTTCGGGTTTTCTTTCCCAATTTGTCGCCTACTTATTAAAATGCAGGACTTCCCTTTTTGTCGTACCATACTTCCTTTTCCGCTTTTTGTAATCTTACTAATTTGTCGCGCATTACTACCCTATTTCTTTTCAGAACGACTGCAATCGTACTGAAAAAGGCTATCTGCAAACGTATAAATGGCTGTTTTCTGTGCGACAAATTAGGAACAAATATCGCTCAAAATGTCTCTTTCATTCATCATTTAAGTTGCTAATACACAACGAAATATATCCGACAAATTGCAGAAGAACTTAAACGATTTACAAAACTTTTCACTTTTTTGTCGCCGTTCGCCTTTAATTAACCCCTTATTTACTATGTAAATCAGCTTGTTACGACCATATTTACATAGCTAAAATATATATTCCCCATTTGTCGCACGTGTGTTTTGCATCATATTTCTTCCCATTTTGTCGCCCCAGACTGCCACTTTTATTTATTGGCGACAATTTTACTACTCTCCCATTTCGTTTTTTCCATATTTTGTCTGCGGCTCCCCCACCCCATCGCTGCAATTGTTTTCTGTTTCTCTTTCCTTTTTCTTAAAAAATATCGGTGTATTTTTCTCCTCAAAATATCTTCCGTTTTTGTCGCCCAAACTTTTGGGTTTCCAAAATGAGGTTGCAGTTTTCTTATTTTCTGTTCCCAATTTCCGATTTGCAAAACAGGCTCTTTTGCCGACCGAAACAATGCCTTTTGCATTGCAAGACAGCCTCTTTTGTTTTTCCAGAGCCTTCACCTGTGGCAGTAGACTTTGTTCTGTCCTTTCCCAATTAATTTGTCTGTTGTTTTATAAAGCTCTGTCTGTTGCCTATAAAACTTTGTCTGTTGTTTTATAAAGCTCTGTCTGTTGTCTTTTATAAACTTCATTTGTTGTTTGCGCCACCTGCTGTATGGAATATCTATACAGATGAATGTGCATGTCATGTCTGCCACTTTCTCTGTTATAAATATGCTGCATTTCCGAATAACGATACGTTTTAATAAATTGGAAATTATTTTCTTATTTCGCTTATTTGTTGCTTGCACGATGTGAAAGAGTGCTACGCATCATATATTTTTCTGTTCCTGCTCTCGGTGTGAGGGCATCGCCAACATGCCCGATGTATGCCTGCAGTGCGCAAGGTGATTTTTTTGTTGCATTGGCAGCCTATTCTTAGGAACTGTAAGGGTCTGTTCTGTGCCACCTGCAGGCTTGCAATGCCCCATCTATTTCGCACAACAGTTTCTTACCTGAATATAAACGATTTGTTTCCTCTATGTGTTCGGTACGATGAAACACTCCCCCACTGCATTACGATTGCCAAAAAATGTTTCACTCTTTCCATATCCTTTCTATTACTTTTCTTATTTCCAGTCTGCCCTTTCTCCTCCAGCCTGATTGCAAAAGGCACAAAAATGCACAATAAAGAAATACATACGTTTGTATAAAGATAAAGCCAAAGAAACATAAATATATAAAAACAAATAAACAAAAAGATAAATTTAGCGTTGCGAATAAAAATATATTGTAACGTTATATCTATTGAAGTTGAAATATAAATATATAAAAACAAAGAAACAAAACAGTATTAATATAAAATAAGATTTCTACTTTTGTATTGTATTTTATAAAAAACTAAAAACGTTTTGTTATTTAAATGTTTTGTCGTAAATTTGTAATTGTATGATGAATACCATTGCTATGTTTTTATATAAATATATCTTTGGTTGTCTGAATATGCTTTCTTGCGTTGCACTTGCGATACTGGCGTTCGCAAAAAGACTTGCTAACATGCTGTGTTTCAAAATATAGAGTAAATATATATAAATATAAATACTGTGCGTTCGCCGCTTTTCTGTTTCGCTTTGGTGTATGTGTTGCGTTCTTTGAATATATGTTTGA from Prevotella nigrescens harbors:
- a CDS encoding carboxypeptidase-like regulatory domain-containing protein, with translation MKRLLLTLFACLLFGQLQAQMRCKVLESGTHQPVIGATVMAVGTKKIVAVTDQNGCFVLSEGFSKPVRISYIGYKSIQVTPKQQGIYYLSVDVSSLQEVVVTAQEGHGLSSVSTISRQAMEHLQPSSFSDLLELLPGGRAHDPHLNVPNTINLREVPIASDQYNTSSLGTRFIIDGAPVSVNGNMQYLSGAVDRTSGKRNFANAGVDMRTISTDDIQEVTIVRGIPSVQYGDLTSGLVKVKRRKGGNDLSARFKADMDSKLFYLAKAFEWQSKKLSLNLSADYLDNKAEPRNLLETYQRITLSARLNKRWHTEAMDYNGSFNMDYGGSFDNDKADPQFNHGGTDRYKSKYNRYAASLSFSMGSNNERLFFKSAGLSASFSYERNRLERTKLVQLDGDTPAAMTMTNGESDAVLIAPYKYTATHTVDGKPVSLYLKANASFSAPVRGLSNTLLVGVDYQMDRNLGEGQIFDRLHPVYTGASYRPRRYADIPASQMLAAYVEETLSKGIGNHKLDIEMGVRAETMPGISKRFAIYNKVNVDPRLNVGWTFPSFNLCHNPMTVSLSGGIGWQSMFPTIDLLYPEPTYMDIVELNYYHEKPEYRRMYLQTYVVDPTNTELKAARNLKWEAKTDVEWGGNRLTVTCFVEDMKSGFRTMDVYAPYAYKEFDASGIDPDALTSRPDINALPYKARNVMRAYEHASNGSRTYKKGLEWVLSTVRFPIINTRLTVTGAWFRTEYHNSQPIMYKPSKTIGGEPLEIVGIYKDDDGFIREMVNTNFTFDTTIPKLKLGFSLSAQCVWLTAEQSMRKENAPLQYMDRDGNIHPYTEADAHDTYLQHLVRTYTDGMFRRQTVPFSMDLNLKATKKLFNNRLMVALFVNKLWDIHPDYERNSFVVRRYVTPYFGLEMNVKL
- a CDS encoding RidA family protein; protein product: MKVVNTNKAPKAIGPYSQAIEANGLIITSGQLPIDPATGEFAPGGIKEQTRQSLTNAKAILEEAGIGLGNVMKTTVFLSDMNDFAAMNEVYAEFFSEPFPARSAIAVKTLPKNALVEVECIAAK
- a CDS encoding leucine-rich repeat domain-containing protein, whose protein sequence is MNKKYLLLFVCGLLLSFTNAMAAVGNGVIKIKTNASKGQKIKMEMFIFGGWDEDGDALDNSPVYGDNFSVDGANNVTAAGNKVVMTADGPEITIHGDVDYLSIVGQGVTYIDVSKATELYELRVNENPITSIDLSNAPRLKVFWASNCKELATVSLENTPKLTGISLQGTQITALDLSNNPNLTSLNVGENQNLSSIDVTKLPALEELWVNGNGMEKLDVSKNTKLERLECSKNSLADLDVANNEKIEFLSCWGNKISGNSMDKLIASLVKETEGTEREFCVYNKLYDKEKNALTVAQAKAVKERGWTPKQATGTMDFFTWQAFDGDDATGINTATISHAADNVWYDLNGRRVAKPTQKGIYIHGGKKVVIR